GGCCAGCCAGTCCAGGTGCACCGGGTAGGCCAGGTCCAGGTTGAAGTTGGTTTCCTCCTGGATCTGCGTGCCGACATAGAACTGGCGCGGCGATGTCGGGCCCAGGGACGGGTTGACCGTGTTTTTGATGCTGTAGCGCAGTTCGTCCTTACCGTAGGACGCGCTGGCGTCGATCATCAGGCCGGACTTCAGGGTGGTCTTGTAGCCGCCGGTGATGCTGCTGTCCAAGATGTCGCCGTAGAACCAGGGCGTGAAGCCGTTGGGGAAGGCGCTGGCCCATTTGAAGGTCGACCCATCGGCCAAGGTGAACGGCGTGATCAGCCACGATACCGTGGTGGGATTGCGGTAGTTGAAGCTTTCCTTGGCATAGCTGTGGCCGAAATTGCCGAACAGGTAGACCTTGGAATTGTCGGTCAGGTCGATGCCGCTGTTGATGAACAGGCGTTGCGCCTCCACCGCCGGGTCGCCGAAGCGCTGGGCCGGGTTGGGAATGTCCAGTCCCGCCGCCGTCAGGGCGGCGGCATCGGGGCGCTGGGTCCCGCGCGACGTCGGATCGTTCTTCACATATTCGGCGCTGATGTTGACGAAGCCCCGGTCCCCCAGCGGCAGGCCGGAATTGGCCTGGATGTGGGCGCTGCCGCCGTCGCCGGCGTAGGTCTGGCCCCATTGGGCGACGATGGTGCCGTGGTCGGCCGAATCCTTCAGGGTGAAGTTCATCACGCCGGCGATGGCGTCCGACCCGTACTGGGCGGCGGCACCGTCACGCAGCACGTCCAACTGCTTGATGGCGATGGCCGGGATCTGCGCCAGATCCGGCCCCTGCGCGCCCTGGGTCAGGCCGTTGGCGCCGATCTGCACCAGGGCCGACCGGTGGAAACGCTTGCCGTTGATCAGGACCAACGTCTCATCCGGCGGCAGGCCGCGCAGCGTCGGCGGCCGCACGAAGGTCGATCCGTCAGAGATGGCGAAGCGGGCCACGTTGAACGACGGCACCAACTGCCGCAGCAGGTCGTTGGTGTCGCCGCCGGCCTGGTGCGCCAGATCCTCCGGCGTGAAGACATCGATGGGGGCGGGTGAGTCCGCCACCGACCGGTCGACGCGCCGGGTACCCGTGACCACGATTTCACTCATCGTGTCGGTATCGGCCGCCGGTGCCTCGGCCGCGTGGGCCGTGCCCAAGGCCATCCAGCCTGCCCCGCAGAGCAAGGCAAGTTTCACAGGTTTTTTAGTAAAAATTCCCCGTAAGTAAGTAGATTGCGTCATGTTGGCCCCCTGATCTTTGGGTTTTTTTAGATCATGGAAGCTTGATGCCGCGATTCCCCGCGTCATTTTCTGGAAGAGACGACTCTTTGTCCCCGTTCGTCTCAACCAGAAGTGTCGGAAAATTTTGCAAATAAGTCAAAGTGCTATTTTGCTATCAGTTCAATCTGTGTCTCTTCTCTTCAACCTGTGGTTTTTTCACAACATTCCTTCATGGGTATGCCGTAGGAATCGGCGGATAGTCACAGCGGGTGCCGTGTGAAAAGGGGCCCGCTAATGCGTGACGACCGGCGCCTTGTCCTGCGGGTGGGCGTTATTCTTCACCTGGGTGACGAAGGCGGCGTCCACCGCCGGGGCGGAATTGCCCCAGGCTTGCCGCACATAACTGATGATGTCGGCCAACTGCTGTTCGCTGAGGACGGCGGCAAAGGTCGGCATGCCGCCCCGGCCCTGCAGCACGGTGCGGACCATCGGTTCCGCATCGCCCTGAACGAAGGGATCGCCGGCCAGAGCGGGAAAGGCCCCCTTCACACCCTGTCCCGTCTTCTGGTGGCAGGCGGCACATTTGTGATTGAACAGGTCCTGGCCCTGGGCCACGTCCTGCGCCTGGGCCCCCAGGGGGGCGAGCGCGGAAACCAGGGCGGCGGTGATGATTTTCCTCATCCCGCGCCCCCTCACGCCGCCACGCGTTGGTGGATTTGCGCGATCTGGTGCCAGGCGGATTCGATGCCCCCCGCCTGCCAGCCGCCGATATAGCTGATGTGCTCCCCCGCCAGGTAGATGCGGCGGTCGGGCTTGTTCAGCACGGGATATGCTGACTTGCGCGCCTCCTCACTCCAGTTGGCCCAGCCACCCAGATTGTACTGGATCAGGTGCCAGGAGGCGGAGAAGGCGTTCTCGAAGCTGTCCTTGTATTGCGGGAAGATGCGCTGGCCGGCGTCCAGGGCGATGCCCGCCCGCTCCACCGGGCTGTTGGCGCTCATGTCCGTGGCGTCGGCCCCGAACATGTAATAGCCCAGCAGCACGCCCTTGGCGGATTGCCAGCCGCTGGACGGCAGGCTGATCTGGTTGATGCCCGGCGCGTCGGTGTAGACGTGACCGCCATAGATGGCGTCGTCCTCTTCCCAGAAGCGGCGCTTCATCTGCAGGCCGATCTTGCACACGGGATCGTAGGGCACCATGGCCATGGCCTGCTTGAAGCCGTCGCCGAAGTCGGCGTCGATGCCGCGCAGGACCGACAGCGGAATGGTGCACAGGCAATAGTCGGCGGTGATCGTGCTGCGCTTGCCGGTCTTGGTGTCCAGGTAATCCACCGTCACGCCGCTGTCGGACTGGCGTATCTTCTCCACCTCCGCATTGTATTTGATCAGGTGGCCGACCTGCTTCTCGAAGCCCTTGGCCACCTGGTCCATGCCGCCTACCGGCTGGAACATAGTGTGCTGCTGTTCGAAGCTGCCGACCGATTGCACCATGCGCCACAGCTTGGATTGCACCAGGTCGGGGAAGGCGTAGGGGGCGCTGGGCACGCCGGGGCCCGGGTCGTCGATGCCGGCGCCGGGGCGCACGGCGTAACCGCGGCCATCCGTGCCGCGATAGGCCAGATCCTTGTCCAGATAGCCTTCGCCGCGCAGGTATTCCACGAACAGGTCGACGTCGTCCTTGGACAGGCCGGTGTCCAGCTTGCCCGAGGTGGCGGCCTTCGCCACCATTTCCGAGGTATAACCGCGCATGTCGGCCCGCACCTCGAACTGGCGGACGCGCTTGCCGGCCAGGGGGCCTTTCACCGTGTCGAAGCGGGCGTAGGAGGCGTCGTTCTCATTCACCATCACCTCCAGCGGGATGCCGAAGGTCTTGGTGTAGTGCAGGGTGGAGCGGTGGCAGAACGGGATGCGCCAGGGGCCATGGTTCAGGTACAGGCCGGCGTCGAACTTGCACTCCTGTTCCTCGCCGCCCAGTTCGGTCAGCTTGAAACCTTTGCGCGCCGTCTGGCAGCGGCCGCCGGCGAAGGCGCGGGCCTCCAGAATCGTGACCTGATAGCCCAGCTTGCTCATCTCATAAGCTGCCGTCATGCCGGCGACGCCGGCCCCCAGGATCAGCAGCTTATGGCCGGCGCCCGACCCGCGCAGGGCGGGCGGGGCATCGGCGGCCGAGGCGATGCCCGACCCCCAGGCGTTCATCGCCGTCATCACCATGGCGCTGCCGCCCAGCAGCGCCGCCCTTTCCAGGAAATGGCGCCGGGGTCACGCCGACACCTGGCAGTTCCTTCATAACAGGCATAAAGACCACCCCTTATCGTCGTCGGTCGGGCCGGCCGATATCGAGTGCCGCGCCCGGATTGATCGCCGTCCCCGGTGGGGGCACGCACATGTCAGGGCGCGTGGGCGGCGATCACCTCGATCTCGACCAGCAGGCCGGGGCCCGCCAGGCCCGCCACCTGCACCGTGGTGCGGGCGGGCTTGTTGGGTTGGTCGGCCGTGCCGAAGAATTGGGTGTAGCCGGACATCATGCCGGCGAAGTCCATCTTGCCCTCATGGGCCGCGTCGCCCACCAGATAGACATGCATCATGACCACGTCGCCCATGGTCAGCTTCTGCTCGGCCAGGGCGGCCTGGATTTTCTTCAGGGTGTTGACGGTCTGGGTGGCGGTGTCGCCATAGGCCTCCACGCTGCCCTTGGGCGCGTCGGGGTTGACCACGCCGCCGGTCATGCCGCTGAGGTACACCACATCCGACCCGGCCGGCACAGCGACGGCGCCGGAGATGGGGAAACCGCCAGGCACCGCCGTGCGCGTGATGGCCTTGGCGGCGGTCGCCGGCCCGCTGCTGGAGATGACACCGGCGGTGGTGATGATGGCGCCCAGGACGGCGGTCAGGGCCAAGGCACCCAGCAGGCGCATCATGCGGCGCTCAGCGGTGGGTTTGCCAACGGGCGTCTGCGAGGGGGAATTCGTGGACATCAAGGCAAGGCTCTCCTGTTCCGTTTTCCGTTTCTTATGGTCCTGCATCAGCATCGGCACCGCCGTTTCGTCTCCGGGCCGCCGGGGATCGCCCGGCGGCCGGAGTGGGGTACTAAGCGGGGGCCTCATCAAAGTGTGCGGCGCACAATCCCTGGGGCCCGACGCCGATCAATGGGGACGCTGCCGGGTCAGCGCGGTCATGGCCCCGGGGCGTGATCCTTATGCTGGGGTGGCGGGAAAGGCGGTGGTGCTGCGGTCGGCCAAAAGAAAATGGCCGCCCAAACGGGCAGCCATTTCCAAGACGACGCGATGAAGATTTTCGGTGAGAGCGGCCAAGCCCCGTCCATGACGCCGTAAATCGGCCGGGTGCGTGTCGCCCCCAGCCCGGCATATACCTGTGACAACGATGGTGACGGCCCGTTTCGTCATTCGTCCCTGTCAGAAAGTCGATCAAATGGAAGGGATTAGGCGTCTCTCTTTTCTGAACCCAACTGCCAAAACCGTACGGCTCCCTTCCCCCTGTTCCGGGAAGTGAGACCGCTTTCACTGATGGGGCAAGTTCAGCAATAACCGGGCCAACGCCCTTCGCGGCTGCGATATAAGCGTTTTGGCTTAGGTCTGGGGGGATGATCTCTGGCCACTCGCCCATAGATTGGGCAATTTTTGATTGTTACAGGCATGTTGCCGTAAAGCTGGGCAATTGCATCGCCCTGCCGCCGTCGGCGGGGGCCGGGCCGGGCGGGATAAACATCAATACGAAGATCGTGGGTCTATCCCTGCGCCGCTCATACGCTATTCACCGGAACGGGCTGGACAGCCGGCGGCGCGCCTGTCAGCAAGGGGGCCCTGCATCCCACCTCATTTCCCCCGCCCGCCGATGCGCCTGCTGAAACCTTTGGCCCATGGCCCCATCGCCCGCCTGTGGGGCGCCCTGTCCCTGTCGGCGGTGGGCGATCAGTTGCACCAGATGGCCCTGGTCTGGCTGGCCGTAGGTTTGGTGGGGGCGGATACCGGCTACGTCGCGGCGGCCGACACGGTGGCGTTGATGACCGTGGCGCTGCTGGCCGGCGCCTGGGTGGAGCGGTGGGACCAGGGTCGCGTCATGATGACGGCGGACCTGGCGCGCGCCGGCCTGGCGGTGGTGCCGGTGCTGGCGGCGCTGACCGGTCATCTGACGCTCTGGACCCTGGTGGTGCCGTCGGTGGCCCTGTCGGCGCTGTCCGGCCTGTTCGATCCGGCGCTGCAGGCATCGTTGCCGCGCCTGGCGGAAGATCGCGCCCTGCTGGCCGCCACCAACGCCCTGTTCGACGGCACCCTGCGCCTGGCCCGCCTGGTGGGCCCCACCCTGGCCGGGGCGCTGGCCACCCTGATGCCGCCGGTGGCCCTGATGGCGGTCAACGGCCTGAGCTTCCTGACATCGGCCCTTGCGGTCTACAGCGTGCGCGGCTCCCTGGGTGGGCCGGACACGACGGCGGCGATGCATGGGGATGGTCTGCCCAGCCTGGGTGCCCGCCTGCTGGCCGGCTGGCGCCTGGTGCGCCGGGAACCGCCCTTCACTTACCTGCTGTGGCGCACCGGCCTGACCGGCGGGTTGTGGACCCTGACCATCTGGCTGTCGCTGCCGCTGCTGATGCGCCAGCAGGGTGTGGCCGGTTTCGGGCTCAGCGGCCTGTCGGCGCTGGCCCTGCTGTTTTCCGCCTATGGCGCCGGCAACCTGCTCAGCAACCTGGTGGTGGGCAGTCTGGCGCCGGGTGGGGTCTTGACGCGTCGGCCCATGGCCCTGGTGATGGCCGGCGACATCGTCGTGGGCGGCGGCTTCATCCTGCTGGCGCTGTCCACGCTGGTGCCCGCCCCCTGGACGCTGGGCGTCATGGCCGCTGCCTGTACGGCCACGGCCATGGGCGGGCCGCTGGCCCAGATACCCGTCGCCACCCTGCGCCAGACCCGCTACAGCGGCGGGGAGATCGCGGCCGTCTTCCGCCTGTTCCTGGTGCTGGATTGCGTGGGCACGCTGGTGGCGATGACGGCGGCGCCCACCCTGCTGTCGGTCCTGCCCACCGCCCTGGTCATGGCGCTGGCCGGCGCCTTGGTCCTGGGCGTGGCCTTGCTGTGGGGGCGCCGCAACTTGAGCGCGGCCTGACCGCTTGGCGGCGGGCGGGGTGCCGGTTACGCTGTCGCCGTCAACCGCGATCCGAAGAGGCCCGCATGCTTGTCAGCTTGTTACCCATCCTCGCGGCCCTGCTGCTGGGCGCCATGTCCCCCGGGCCCAGCTTCGTCCTGGTCACGCGCACCGCCGTCACCCAATCCCGCCGCAACGGCCTGGCCGCCGCCATCGGCATGGGCGTGGGCGGCCTGTTCTTCGGCACCCTGGCGCTGCTGGGCCTGACGGCGCTGCTGGCCCAGGTGGCGTGGCTGAACATGGCCCTGCGCCTGGCCGGCGGTCTCTATCTTCTTTATCTGGCTTTCCGCATCTGGCGGGGGGCGGGAGCCCCGCTGACCATGATGGCGGGGGCGGCGGCTGATGAGCCTGCGTCCTCGCTGGGCCGGGCCTTCGCCGTGGCGCTGGCCACGCAACTCAGCAATCCCAAGACCGCCGTCGCCTACGCCAGCATCTTCGCGGCCCTGCTGCCGGCGTCCGCCCCGTCGGCGCAGCTGTTGTTGGTCCTGCCGCCGCTGATCTTCCTGATCGAGGCCGGCTGGTACACGGTGGTGGCGCTGGCCTTTTCGCTGGAGGGGCCGCGCCGGGCCTATATCAAGGCCAAGCGGGGCATCGACCAGGTGACGGGGGCGGTCATGGGCGCCTTGGGCCTGCGCCTGATGGTGGATGCCCTGCGTGACGTCGGCTTGGCGCGCTGAGGGGCGGACACGGGGGGACCGTGTCCGCCCATCCGCATCAACCCAGATAGTCGTGCAGCACCCGGCCGAAGGGCAGGGTGAAGTCCACCACCTGGTGCCGCCCGCCAACGATGCGGCGCACCGGCAGATCGGCCACGCGGCAATTGACGTGGGGCGTCAGGTGCAGGCGGGCGGGGCCGTCCCAGGCGCCGTGCACATGCACGTCGGTCAGGTTATAGCCCACCAGCTGCGCCACCTTGGGGCCGCCGTCCACGTCGGGGATGAACTTCAGGTTCACGTTCAGGCCGGCGATGCCCTTGGCGACCTCGTCCAGCTTGTCGGCCAGGCTGAAGTGCTTGTAGGTCATGGTGCCCATGGCCACCCGCTCCTCATCATAGTGCAGGGTGCCGGTCAGCGTGTCCTTCTGCACCTTCAGGCGGGGCACGCCGTATTTCTTGGGGAAGCCCCAGATCTCGCGGCCGGCGGTGATGGGCGGCTCATCATCCAGATACATCTGGACCGAGAAATTGCACGGCTCGCCGTTGAACAGCGCCTTGATGCCGGTGCCGCTTTCCTCGTAGTCGCCGAAGCCGGAACTGTCCGGCATCTTCATCCATTCATAAAAGCACAAGTTGCCCGGCGCCGGCTCCAGCGGTTCCGGCAGGGCCTGGCGCAGGGCGTCGGGATCGGTCTCATAGGTGATGATCAGATATTCGCGGCGGATGAAGCGGTACGGCCCCCGCGGATAGCTGGGGCTGAACAGCGGCATGGAGGCGGCGGACAGGATCTCGTCACGATTCATGGTCGGCACTACTCCCGGGAGGGGACGTGGCACCGGGACCGGCCTTGGGCCCCGGACGAAGGAAGGCCAGCTTGGGCGAAGTGCGCCCGGAAAACCATTCACCGTCCGGGTAAGTTTTGTTGCGTCGCACCTAAACAAACAGGAAGGGGGCGGCGCATGGCCGCACCCCCTAAAATCATAGGGATCTCAATATCCCACGGTGAAGCGGCGGTTGGCATGGGCCGGGCTTTCCACCTCATCCACCAGCGCCACCGCGAAATCCTCGTAACTGATGTGGCTCTGGCCGTCGGCAGCGACCAGCAACTGGTCGTCGGCCAGGCGGAAGGTGCCGGTGCGCTCTCCCTCATGGAAGAAGGCGGACGGCGACAGGAAGGTCCACTCCACCCCGGGTCCCTGGCGCAGGGCCTTCAGGACATCGCCGCCGGCACCGGCTTCGGCCTTGTAGGCCTCGGGGAATTCGGGCGTGTCGATCAGGGCGACGCCGGGCGCCACCTCCAGCGAACCCGCACCCCCCACCACCAGCAGGCGCTTCACGCCGGCGGTCTTGATGGCCGACAGCAGGGCCGCCAGATCCAGGCCGACGAACCGCGTGCTGCTGATCACGGCGTCGTGGCCGGCCAGCACGGGCGCCAGGGCGGCCGGGGCGCCGGTGTCGCCGGCCTTGGCGGTCACGCCGTCCTGCGGGGCCAGCTTGCTCACGTCGCGGGCGATGGCGGTGACGGTGTGGCCGCGGCGGCGCAACTCCGCCAGGATGCGGGTGCCGACATTGCCGGTGGCGCCGATCAGGGCGATTTTCATGGGATGTCTCCGGTCAAGGCGCTGGCGCTTCATTGCGCAAGCGAACTAGGTTACGATTGGTAACCAGATGCCACCACTGCCTGCTGCCTGTGAAGAAGGCATGTTCCCGTGCGCAGGTTATCGCGGGATTACCGCCCGGCCGGTGTGTGAATAGGAGAACCCGTGATGGACGGACGGACTTTGGCGGAAGGCCCCCTGGAAGCCCCGACGGCAGCCGTCGTGGCGGATGAGGCGGCGGCGGCCGGCTTCCAACCGGATGCGGAGGATGGAACCTGTCCCATCCGCGACGTGCTGGATCGCCTGGGCGATGCGTGGAGCGTCCTGGTCATCCGTCATCTGGATGGCGGCCCCGCCCGTTTCAACGCCCTGCGCCGGGCGGTCGACGGTATTTCCCAGCGCATGCTGGCCCAGACCCTGCGCAAGCTGGAACGGGACGGCCTGGCCCGCCGCACGGTGTTCCCCACCACCCCGCCCCAGGTGGAATACGCCCTGACCGACCTGGGCCGCAGCTTCTCCGCCCACCTCGCCCAACTGGCCCAGTGGGCCGCCCTGCACCAGCCCACCATCCGCGCCAGCCGCCGGCATTACGACGCGGCGCTGGCGGATAAGGATATCTGACGGACATGCGTCAGTTCGCCGCACTTGCCGCCGGCAGTTAACCACAATCCTGCGATGATTCACACTTCGGCAACCAATATGCTCGGGCTCTTGTCTATCCTATAAGTGGTAACACGCCATGCATATTCGGTTAACATTTGTGGCCGCCCTGGGCATGCTCAGCCTTGCGGCTTGCTCGTCCATCGTGGAAGGCACATCCCAGGAAATCGCCGTGAACACCTACCCTTCCGGCGCTGATTGTGCGCTGGAACGTGAAGGGGCGGTCATCGCGCGGGTCAGCCAGACGCCGGCGTCCACGACGATCAAGAAGACCAAGCACGACATCACCATCCGCTGCACCAAGGATGGTTTCCAGGAAGCCACCTTCCTGGATCACTCCGGCGCGGCTGGCGCCACCGCTGGGAACATTCTGCTGGGCGGCGGCATCGGTTGGGCGATCGACAGCGCCACGGGCGCCGACAACAAGTACGACAGCCCGGTGAACATCGATCTGGTGCCGGTGGGCACCGCGGCCCCCGCCTCCACCCCCGCGACGACCACGTCCATGGCGGTACCGGCGGCGACCCCGACGGCGGCCCCGGCCGTCCACTAAGCGGTAGCCAACGGCATCGGCATCGGCATCGGCGTCGGAACAGGAGAAGGGGGCGATGGCCAGCCGGCCGTCGCCCCCTTCCTCTGCCAGGATGCGTCAGCCGCCGGTGGCGGCGCGCAGCTGGTCGGCGATGGCGGCCAGGCGGTCGCCCAGTTCCTTGGTGGCGGCGGTGCTGGCCTGTTCGTGGGTGCGGCCGGTTTCCACCAGGCTTTGCAGGCTGCCGGTCAGGTCCAGCAGGCCACGGGTGGTGTTGTCCACCGCGTCCAGGCGCTTGCGCAGGTTGTTGGCCAGGGACTTCAGTTCCGCGATGTTGGGATCGACCCGCGGCTCCAGCACCGACACGATGCTGGCGGTCAGGGCGCGCAGCGACTCCGTCGCCTCGTCCTGGCGGGCCAGGGCCCGGTTCAGGGCATTGGTGGCGCCGGCGGAATCGGTGGCCAGGCTGGTGGCTTCGCGCTGCAGGTTCTGCACGGCGCCTGCCACCCGGTCGCCGGCGTCGCCCAGGCCGGCGTTCAGCATGTCGGACAGGCGGGCCGCCGTCTCGCCGATGGTGCCGGCGCGGTCGCCCAGGGCGTGGGCGGTGGCCTCCAGCCGGGTGATGGCCTCGTCGGCCGCGGCCTTCTGGTCGGGGTCGGCGCTGCGGCGTTCCAGTTCGGCGCGCATACCCTCCGATATCTTGCCCAGGCCGTCCAGGGTGCGGGTCATCTCGCCCGCGCGCAGCGCCACGCCGGCGGCGGCCCCGGCCAGGTCGCGCTGGACGGCGGCCAGGCTTTCCGCCACCGGTTCCAGCCGGGTGCTGTTGGCCTCCGCCGCCGTTTCGATCAGGCGGTTGGCGCGGCTCAGCCCCTCCAGCGCGCCCGATAGGTTGCGTGTCATCTCCTCCGACGTGCCGCGCAGCAGATCACCCGAATTCTCCACCCGGCCCGTCGCCCGTTCCAGCCGGTCGCCGGCATGGGCCAGGGCCGCCTGCAGGTTGCGGTCGCTGTTGCCCACAGCCTCTGTCGCCCGCGCCAGGCCGGCGGTCGCTTCCGTCGAACTGCTGGCCAGCATCTCGCCCGAGGCGCGCAGCAGCTTGACCGAGGCCAGCAGCTTGGCCTGCAAATCGCCCATGGCGCTGTTCATGCGCTCGTTGGCATCGTGTGCCTCGCCTGTGGCCCGGCGCAGGTCGCCTTCCGTTTCCGACAGGCCCCGCACCACCCGGCCCACATCCTCGCCTGCCGTCAGGACGGTGCTGGCCACCAGGTCGGCGTTGCGGCGCAGGGCGTCGACCAGGGCGTCCAGCCCGCCGCCGCCGCCACGGTCGTCGAAGGCGTGCACCTGCGCGGCGGCGCGGGCCAGCAGGTCGGTCGCCTGGCTGATCTCGCGGTTGCTGTCGCCGGTGGCCTGGGCCACAGCGGCACACAGCTCCTGCACCCGCTGCACCGTCTGGGACAGTTCCCGCTGGGTTTCGCCCACCAGGCCGGTCAGGTCGCGGCGCGTGTCGCTGACCAGGGTGGACACCGCATTCCCGTTGCCGGCCAGGGTGTCGCCGGCACTGCGCAGGCGGGTGGTCAGTTGTTCGAACAGGTCGCCGGCGTCGCCGTCGAACTTCAGGCGGACCCGGCCCTGTTCGGTAACGATGGACACGTCGGGCAGGTCGGCCACCTGGCGGCGGAAGGCTTCGATGGCGCGGGCGATATCGCCCAGTTCGTCCGGACGATCCGTGCCGGCGACGGGCACGCGCCAGTCGCCGCGCGCCACGCCGTCCACGCTTTCGCGGATCTGGTTCAGGGGGACCAGCAGGCGCAGGCGGATCAGCCACAGCGTCGCGGCGGCGGTCGCCAGCATGGCGGCGACGGCGGCGATGCCCAGCCAGAAACCGGCGCGGGCGGGGCCTGCCAGGATGTCGGACGTGGCCTGCACCTCCTGCCGGCGCAGTTGGGCGATGCGGTCGGCCACGGCGGCGTGCAGGGTCATCAGCGACAGGCCGGTGGCGCCGGCCAGGGCCTGCGGCTTGTCGCCGGCGGCACTGACGGCCGCGCGGTAGCGGTCGATCAGGCGATGCAGGTCGCGCGCCAGGTCCGACTCGGCGGTGGTCAGCCGGTTGCCTTCAAAGGCGCGCACCCCCCGGTCCGCCGTTTCCAGCGCCTGGCCGATGTCCGCCTTGGCCTGCGCGCTGCCGGTCTCGGCATAGACGGCCAGGGCGTTCAGCAGGCCGCCGTTGCCCAGGGCGGCCCGCGTCTCATCCAAGGCGCGGGACTTGGCGGCGGCGATGGCCGGTGTCTCATCCAGGGAACGGTCGACCCGGCTGAACAGGGCCAGGTTGTAGGTGGCGGCCGCCACCAGGGCGATGGCGGCGACGATGGTCAGGGCCGCGACCCACCCGCTGGCGCGGTACAGGCTGCCGGCGCCGGCACGCTTAGAACTGACCGTTGATTTCATGCCCCACCCGCTTTGAGAACCACGTGACCCCGCGCAATCGCGCGTCCCCCGAAGCGCGTTCCCCGGGATACCGCTTCCAAGCGGCCATGGTGTGGGAAGTGCTGGGGATTTCGTCAATGAATTTGTACCCGTCGGAAATTTTGACTCTCCAGCACGGGCCAGCCCTTCGTGGACTGCCACAGTGCCGCCACGGGCCGGCGTTAATACCCGCCGGCGCCGCGACTTGCCCGGCCCACGCCAAACGCTTGCCCCCGTGCGGGGCAGGGCGTAGGAAAGTTGAATCGGGCGAGGTTGGCGCGTCTGGTTCCCTTCCCTTGAGTGGGACCGCTGGTAGGCGCCTGCATTGGTTGGGCGGATTTCGTATCGAGGGCCTGAATGCGTATCGTCCAGATTAT
The DNA window shown above is from Azospirillaceae bacterium and carries:
- a CDS encoding MFS transporter; the encoded protein is MAHGPIARLWGALSLSAVGDQLHQMALVWLAVGLVGADTGYVAAADTVALMTVALLAGAWVERWDQGRVMMTADLARAGLAVVPVLAALTGHLTLWTLVVPSVALSALSGLFDPALQASLPRLAEDRALLAATNALFDGTLRLARLVGPTLAGALATLMPPVALMAVNGLSFLTSALAVYSVRGSLGGPDTTAAMHGDGLPSLGARLLAGWRLVRREPPFTYLLWRTGLTGGLWTLTIWLSLPLLMRQQGVAGFGLSGLSALALLFSAYGAGNLLSNLVVGSLAPGGVLTRRPMALVMAGDIVVGGGFILLALSTLVPAPWTLGVMAAACTATAMGGPLAQIPVATLRQTRYSGGEIAAVFRLFLVLDCVGTLVAMTAAPTLLSVLPTALVMALAGALVLGVALLWGRRNLSAA
- a CDS encoding TonB-dependent receptor, with translation MALGTAHAAEAPAADTDTMSEIVVTGTRRVDRSVADSPAPIDVFTPEDLAHQAGGDTNDLLRQLVPSFNVARFAISDGSTFVRPPTLRGLPPDETLVLINGKRFHRSALVQIGANGLTQGAQGPDLAQIPAIAIKQLDVLRDGAAAQYGSDAIAGVMNFTLKDSADHGTIVAQWGQTYAGDGGSAHIQANSGLPLGDRGFVNISAEYVKNDPTSRGTQRPDAAALTAAGLDIPNPAQRFGDPAVEAQRLFINSGIDLTDNSKVYLFGNFGHSYAKESFNYRNPTTVSWLITPFTLADGSTFKWASAFPNGFTPWFYGDILDSSITGGYKTTLKSGLMIDASASYGKDELRYSIKNTVNPSLGPTSPRQFYVGTQIQEETNFNLDLAYPVHLDWLASPLTLAGGGEYRRETYTIKPGDTASYQAGPYYTAGMPIGSNGYPGFTATDAGQYPRGNYAFYADAEADIIKDLSAGVALRYEDYDDFGDTTNWKVFGRYQLTDWVAIRSSVNTGFRAPTPGQSHISSTQTTFKAGSPEPIVLGTFPVDSAVAQYYGAKTLKPETSFNISGGLVFDLPYKVNLTVDYYNIKVEDRIGITSDFTVSAADQIRLAALGVVGANTLGNVNYFANAFDTRTQGVDIVANKTFDLYDGELHLTAAANINHTEVTKYDTIVISEERKHDIENGLPHYRVNLTATYDIGAFNFMYRGSYYGAWQDNVSAGQNYDPNWIFDAEVAYKVTESLTATVGAQNLFDTYPQKNRSSSRLAYGDQYPDTSPFGYDGGMYYFRLAYTF
- a CDS encoding cytochrome c; translation: MRKIITAALVSALAPLGAQAQDVAQGQDLFNHKCAACHQKTGQGVKGAFPALAGDPFVQGDAEPMVRTVLQGRGGMPTFAAVLSEQQLADIISYVRQAWGNSAPAVDAAFVTQVKNNAHPQDKAPVVTH
- a CDS encoding acetoacetate decarboxylase, whose amino-acid sequence is MNRDEILSAASMPLFSPSYPRGPYRFIRREYLIITYETDPDALRQALPEPLEPAPGNLCFYEWMKMPDSSGFGDYEESGTGIKALFNGEPCNFSVQMYLDDEPPITAGREIWGFPKKYGVPRLKVQKDTLTGTLHYDEERVAMGTMTYKHFSLADKLDEVAKGIAGLNVNLKFIPDVDGGPKVAQLVGYNLTDVHVHGAWDGPARLHLTPHVNCRVADLPVRRIVGGRHQVVDFTLPFGRVLHDYLG
- a CDS encoding flavin monoamine oxidase family protein → MVMTAMNAWGSGIASAADAPPALRGSGAGHKLLILGAGVAGMTAAYEMSKLGYQVTILEARAFAGGRCQTARKGFKLTELGGEEQECKFDAGLYLNHGPWRIPFCHRSTLHYTKTFGIPLEVMVNENDASYARFDTVKGPLAGKRVRQFEVRADMRGYTSEMVAKAATSGKLDTGLSKDDVDLFVEYLRGEGYLDKDLAYRGTDGRGYAVRPGAGIDDPGPGVPSAPYAFPDLVQSKLWRMVQSVGSFEQQHTMFQPVGGMDQVAKGFEKQVGHLIKYNAEVEKIRQSDSGVTVDYLDTKTGKRSTITADYCLCTIPLSVLRGIDADFGDGFKQAMAMVPYDPVCKIGLQMKRRFWEEDDAIYGGHVYTDAPGINQISLPSSGWQSAKGVLLGYYMFGADATDMSANSPVERAGIALDAGQRIFPQYKDSFENAFSASWHLIQYNLGGWANWSEEARKSAYPVLNKPDRRIYLAGEHISYIGGWQAGGIESAWHQIAQIHQRVAA
- a CDS encoding LysE family transporter, with the protein product MLVSLLPILAALLLGAMSPGPSFVLVTRTAVTQSRRNGLAAAIGMGVGGLFFGTLALLGLTALLAQVAWLNMALRLAGGLYLLYLAFRIWRGAGAPLTMMAGAAADEPASSLGRAFAVALATQLSNPKTAVAYASIFAALLPASAPSAQLLLVLPPLIFLIEAGWYTVVALAFSLEGPRRAYIKAKRGIDQVTGAVMGALGLRLMVDALRDVGLAR
- a CDS encoding NAD(P)-dependent oxidoreductase, giving the protein MKIALIGATGNVGTRILAELRRRGHTVTAIARDVSKLAPQDGVTAKAGDTGAPAALAPVLAGHDAVISSTRFVGLDLAALLSAIKTAGVKRLLVVGGAGSLEVAPGVALIDTPEFPEAYKAEAGAGGDVLKALRQGPGVEWTFLSPSAFFHEGERTGTFRLADDQLLVAADGQSHISYEDFAVALVDEVESPAHANRRFTVGY
- a CDS encoding helix-turn-helix domain-containing protein; its protein translation is MDGRTLAEGPLEAPTAAVVADEAAAAGFQPDAEDGTCPIRDVLDRLGDAWSVLVIRHLDGGPARFNALRRAVDGISQRMLAQTLRKLERDGLARRTVFPTTPPQVEYALTDLGRSFSAHLAQLAQWAALHQPTIRASRRHYDAALADKDI
- a CDS encoding RidA family protein; this encodes MSTNSPSQTPVGKPTAERRMMRLLGALALTAVLGAIITTAGVISSSGPATAAKAITRTAVPGGFPISGAVAVPAGSDVVYLSGMTGGVVNPDAPKGSVEAYGDTATQTVNTLKKIQAALAEQKLTMGDVVMMHVYLVGDAAHEGKMDFAGMMSGYTQFFGTADQPNKPARTTVQVAGLAGPGLLVEIEVIAAHAP